The nucleotide sequence GACCCGAACGGCGGGCTCACGCACCTGTTCCCGACGCCGCTGCAGATCCTGGCGGCGGCGCAGGAGCCCGCCGACGGCCCGACCGGGGCCGACGCCCCCTCGCGCCTCGACGCCGCCCTCCGCATGCCCGCCGCACGGAGGCGCACGCTCCTCGCCCTGGCCGAGGCCCTCGCCGACGGCCGGGTCGACCTCGGGGCCGGAGCCGACTGGCAGAAGACCCGCGCGGCTCTCCTCGACCTCCCGGGGGTGGGGCCGTGGACCATCGAGACGATCGCGATGCGGGCTCTCGGCGATCCTGATGCCTGGGTCGGAAGCGACCTCGGGGTGCTCAAGGCCATGGCGGCGCTCGAGCTGATCCCCACCGCGACCGTCGCGTCGCGTGCCGCCGCCGATCGGGCCTCGCTCGCCTGGTCGCCGTGGCGCTCCTACGCCGTCCAGTACCTCTGGGCCACCAGCCCGCACGCGGTCAACGCGCTGCCCGACACGTCACTCCCCCGCATCGACGCGGGCACCAGCCTGGCCGTCCCCGCGGACGACGACGAAAGGATCTCCGCATGAGCTACACCGTGATCGACTCCCCGCTCGGCGAGCTGACGCTCGTCGCCGACGACGCGGGCGCCCTCCGAGCGCTCTACATGGTCGAGCACCGGCACGCGCCCGACGTGTCGACGTTCGGCGAGAGGCTGGCCGGCGACGACGCCGACGAGGTGTTCGGCGAGGTGACGAGGCAGCTCGGCGAGTACTTCGCGGGCGAACGCACGACGTTCGATCTGCCGACGGCGCCCGCGGGCACGCCGTTCCAGCTGGCCGTGTGGGAGCAGTTGCGGGCGATCCCCTACGGCGAGACTCGCACCTACGGCGAGCTCGCGGTCGCCCTCGGCAACCCGAAGGCCGTGCGCGCCGTCGGGTTGGCGAATGGCCGCAACCCGCTGAGCATCATCGTGCCGTGCCACCGCGTGATCGGCGCCTCGGGCGCGATGACGGGCTTCGGGGGCGGCATCGAGCGCAAGGAGTGGCTGCTCGGGCACGAGGGCTACCAGGTCGTGCCGTCGCAGCCGGCGCTGTTCGCGTAAGGTCTCGGGGTCCGACCACGGGGTGGCCGGCGCCGCCCCTGCGTCGTACGCCGCAGGTGCGGCCCGCAGGGGCGGTTACGGGGTGGCCGACGCCGCCCCTGCGTCGT is from Frondihabitans australicus and encodes:
- a CDS encoding methylated-DNA--[protein]-cysteine S-methyltransferase, translating into MSYTVIDSPLGELTLVADDAGALRALYMVEHRHAPDVSTFGERLAGDDADEVFGEVTRQLGEYFAGERTTFDLPTAPAGTPFQLAVWEQLRAIPYGETRTYGELAVALGNPKAVRAVGLANGRNPLSIIVPCHRVIGASGAMTGFGGGIERKEWLLGHEGYQVVPSQPALFA